Genomic window (Arachis hypogaea cultivar Tifrunner chromosome 13, arahy.Tifrunner.gnm2.J5K5, whole genome shotgun sequence):
TGCCCAATATGCTGTGTTCTTCTTTGGTCTCTACATGATTGCACTTGGGACTGGTGGAATAAAACCATGTGTATCTTCTTTTGGGGCAGATCAGTTTGATGATACTGATTCCCAAGAAAGGATTAAAAAGGGATCCTTTTTCAACTGGTTTTACTTTTCTATCAACATTGGTGCCCTCGTATCAAGCAGTTTAATCGTGTGGATTCAAGAAAATAGAGGCTGGGGACTTGGATTTGGCATTCCTGCATTATTTATGGGTTTAGCTATTGGAAGCTTCTTTATCGGCACACCCCTCTACAGGTTTCAAAAGCCAGGAGGAAGCCCTATTACAAGAATGTGCCAGGTTGTGGTAGCATCATTCCAGAAAAGGAATTTGGCTGTCCCCGAGGATAGTAGTCTGCTGTATGAGACACCTGAGAAGACCTCTGCAATTGAAGGAAGTCGGAAGCTGGGGCATAGCGATGAACTGAGGTAATTGACTGATTTGACTTGGTATTTCCGTTCTAGTGCTATAAACATAACACAGAAAAATAGGGAAAAAAAATACATTATTGCACATGGTAACTTTCTAAAGTTCTTGTTAAATATAGTTTGTCTTTTTGCCAAATTAAAATTGTTAATGGTAGTTTGAAACATTAGGACTGATCAATATAGAAATAAAAGTTGTAACGAGAGGTTCTCACTGGCAAGTACCTTAAGATGGCACACCAGATAAGGCCTGACAGGATATGATAAATAATGTTATACGGCTATACATGGTGTCTGGAGTGCATGACAGACTGCAAATTGCTATCTGCTTTCATCAGATGGTTAGCCATGACTCTCTTGACGGAATATGAACTGTGGTTGCTGTAAATGTAAAATTGTGGATTATCTAATTTTTCGTTATTTTCTGTATGAATTTATGTGAGGATTTTGTTTAATTGTTTACATAGGTAAATATGGTAAATTAGAGTCCAGTTAGCATATTATGTGGAGCAAAACCtatcatttaaattactttatATTAATGGGTTATATATCTGGCTTGGCTAAGTGGAATCCAGTGATGTTGTTCTGACTGAGCTGTATGAGAAGCCATTGACTATGATCTACTTAAGGCATCTGTAGTGAATTACTGGGATGTTCATCTTACATTGATTAGAGTTTTTCTATTTTGCGTTTCAGCTTTGTCAAATTAAGTCAACACTTAAATGAAACTCTTCAACTTAATTCATTTACCTCTCTTGACCATATGCCTACCGTTCTGCCCTCTAAAATGTCATTCTCTTGTTTAAATGAAGGTGCCTTGATAGAGCTGCTGTAGTGTCTGAGGCTGAGAGCAAAACTGGCAACTATTCTAATCCATGGAGACTTTGCACTGTGACACAGGTGGAAGAACTGAAAATCTTGATCCGCATGTTCCCAGTTTGGGCTACTGGAATCATTTTTGCAGCCGTTTATGCCCAGATGTCAACATTGTTTGTGGAACAAGGAACAATGATGGACACCACTATTGGCTCCTTCAGCATTCCTCCAGCTTCCCTCTCAACTTTTGACGTCATTAGCGTCATTTTCTGGGTCCCAGTCTATGACAGGGTAATCGTTCCCATTGCAAGGAAATTTACAGGCAAGGAAAGGGGCTTTACAGAGTTGCAAAGAATGGGAATTGGCCTTTTCATTTCAATCCTGTGCATGTCAGCAGCAGCCGTGGTGGAGATTGTGCGTCTGCAGCTTGCAAAAGAGCTTGACCTTGTTGATAAACCTGTTGCTGTACCCCTCAGTATATTCTGGCAAATCCCTCAGTATTTCTTGTTGGGTGCAGCTGAGGTATTCACCTTTGTAGGGCAGCTAGAGTTCTTCTATGATCAATCTCCGGATGCCATGCGCAGTTTATGCAGCGCACTCTCACTCTTGACTACTTCATTAGGAAATTATTTGAGCTCCTTCATTCTTACTGTAGTCACTTACTTAACTACGCAAGGCGGAAAGCCCGGTTGGATTCCAAATAACTTGAATGAAGGTCATCTTGATAACTTCTTCTGGCTCTTAGCTGGACTTAGCTTGTTAAACATGTTAGTGTACATAGTTGCGGCCAAAAGGTACAAGCAGAAGAAGGCTACTTAAAGATTTCCCAGACATTTCATCTGGAGTTGGAGCATCTTCTGATGTTTGTTTCTGTCACTGCTGTGGTTGTTTTTTATGTACACTTCTTAGTTCTTCCACTAATAGCTGGAAATTTGTATACCTAGTAGGGCAAACATTGCTTACTAGTTACTACAATGCTTAGGTGAAATTGTATTCAGTTGATGTCAACTTCCTCTGCATGTTAAAGCTGTGTAATATAGTGAAGGTGGTTCAACCTTTTTAGTGTTTCATCAATCTGGCATTTGCAGTGTTTGGCTATGGCTAATGTGTGTTCATAGCGAGAAGCCAAGGAGATTGAACTACAACCCTACAAGCACAAGAGTAGATGTAGATGTTACCTAACATAACACACTTGTGGGTAAAGAGAAATGTTTGTGACAGCTTTTTACGTGGGACATGGTCATAAATGAGACCAACATGATGTTTCATGTGCCACCAACTAGCCATGCATAATGCATATTATCAGAGCTAGTTGTTTActtagtatttttgtttttcaattaaaatataaCGCTGAGAATAAATGGGAATAATCAAACATAATCGGTGATGTGAAAGGGGTTAATAATCGTGAATACAATCAATACATGTTAATACAAATTAGGAACAGAACACACCTAACCATGTGTATGGCGTTGTTGATCTCTTAAGGTCCCATGTAACCATGTGTTCACGCTGAAATCATATCTCGTGTTGAGGCTATACAATCTTTTTCAGAGAAAGATTGTCTTTTTCaccttaaaatttttttgttcaacaataatttattttcattccGTTTAGAATTACAACTTTACAAGTTAATCCCtatctttatttaaaatatataaatttagtaCATTTGCGAATCCTGTCTGTTAGTTAATAAATAATGGAGATgataatatagaataaattagaggTTGGTGTGTTTATCCAACTATGGAGGTCAACTACAAAGACATCAGAGGGTCAGATTAGTGAAACTGAAATCAGACGGTCAGTTTTCGAGTGAAATCGGAGCCTCATTTTGTGGTTGCAAGGGACATGCGTGCAACAATCGGATGCTCAGAATTTTAATATAAcgtgaataaattattatttttcagaaTTATTACTTTagtaattgcaaaaaaaaaaaagaagaatgaattTGATATAATAGTGAGAAAATTGAATGATTGTATAATACTCCTATCCTTTAATGAAGAGGCATAAGCTATAAATTTTCTTAGTTTGTTAGTCACACCCTGAGATTTTGCGCTTTACTGTTGCTACTTGCTTCTTTATCAAAGAAAGGTCGGCGTCTCATTCACATTTAACCACGTGACAccatttcattttttatatactttTCTCAATTATCACTATTATCAGATATAATTAcaccttttatttttttcatttttggttgGTACTTTGTATTCGTTCGTTTTTatcaatatattattattattattattattgtaaaggaatattttattcttataaaTATTACACATTCTTGTACTCATTTCAATATTTCATAATCCCTTTCATTCTCCAATTTTCTGTGACGAAAACAAAACAGAGGGTTCTGTTCTGAAACAACAAACCGTTGACATGGGTTCCTTTGAGGAAACGGGTTCCTCTGGGAGTATGGGTTCTTTTGATGATGCAGCACTAATCGAAGAAGGACCTCTTCTTCAGGttcctctctctgtctctctctcaaaCTTCATATCTTTTTGCCTTGTCTATGATGTTAGTTGCTACTttggcttttttgtttttccgaTAACAACAAACACAACTATGGTAACCCTAATCATGATAAGAAGTAATTATGGATTGAAAAGGAGGGTaaaaaacaaggaaattgaaactTGCTGTGGGGGAGGAGAATCCTAAATatttgtgatttgatggctgatTAAGGGAGTCTCTTTTGAAAACTTGTTTGCTCACAATTTACCTAATCTGGTTTTTACCCCTGCATATGCCCTCTTTCTGGTTTCTGAATATTACTTGTGGTTATTCACGGCAAAACAAAATTATCCTTAGTGTGTGGACTCACCTCAAGATAGAATAAGGATTTTTGGGGTCCAGTGGATTTCAAATAGTAGATAGTTTAGGgaggaaaaaaaaatctttcaattaTTATTACAGGAAAACATGTAAATTGTTTCTGATTGTTATTGCTCCCGTTTGAttgtctttttctatttttccaaaattggattttttttttaatatgtgacATGATTGTTTATTTTATTCCGAAGGATCCATTGGAGAGGCAATATACAGGAGATGGCACAGTTGACTATGAAGGCAACCCAGTTCCTAAGGAGAATACTGGCGGGTGGAGAGCATGTGCATTTATCCTTGGTAAGCTTTTACATTACCCTTATGTAACAACTAATCTATCATCTATTTTGTTTATAAcatttttatctaatataaatcACAGGAAATGAGTGCTGTGAACGTTTGGCTTTCTTTGGTATTTTAACAAATCTTGTTACCTATCTTACCAACAAACTACATCAAGGAAATGCCTCTGCTGCAAAAAATGTTACCATCTGGCAAGGCACTTGTTATCTTACAACTCTGATTGGAGCTGTTCTAGCAGATACATATTGGGGAAGATATTGGACAATTGGTGTTTTTTCCACTATTTATTTCTTGGTAATAGGATGAAACAGCTTTCTTCTTCTAGTCATATATCCATTTTGAAACTTTCTTCTCTTCACAGACATTATTAAACGAGTTCATTCTTATGATAAGTTTCTTCTTCTCTAGTACTAGTAGTACTTCCGTGGCTTTGACGGAAGATTAGTATTGTTGGCATGTTATTCTCGCTATATTCTGATTTCGACATGctataaattatacaaaaatacatGTTATCATCTTCGTTGCTAGTAGAAAGCATGATGATTGTTTAACAGGGATCTGGAGCAAAATTGGTGAATAGAAGATAGTAATTTTCAGTGTGTTGAATAATTCAAGTTTTCATAAATGGATTTTATCTATGAAAGATATATCCTTGCATAAGAATTGTAAGTGCAGTCAAGGCATGTGCACTGCACAGTATTTTGCACAAGTAAATTTGTAATGTGTATAGGATGATATTAGGTGATTTCTAGGTGCTCTTTTTCGGCTCTTTGCATTGAGTGCGAATTCTCCTATGTCATTGTACATGGTTAGGAAAAGGTGAAAGATGTGGAAGAAAGACAAATATTATGCCCTCAAAGAAACTTCAAAAACAAGGATCAGAATATCAGTTTTAGGTGCATTGCGATCTAaactttttcattcttttaaacTGCTTTTACTTCAAATCTAGGTTTCTCACCATGGAAGAACATCGCTTTAATCCCACTTTAGAATAGGGGAATTCCACATTGAGCACAGAATATACTCTCAAATGTTTCACACTGGAAAAAGTTATAAGTTTTATTATTAGGAAAAAATCAGTTCTTATATCATATTGTTATAAATCAGTTCTTTGTTATTATGTCTTTTTACTACGGCTTTGCATGTTGCTGTTAATTGTCTTTTCATATTTGTAATATGTGAATGGTTGTTTCATGCAGGGGCTGTGTATATTGACTCTTTCTGCATCAGTTCCTGCTTTGAAGCCTCCTGAATGCTTGGGTTCTCATTGTCCTCCAGCTACTCCTGCACAATATTTTGTGTTCTACTTTGGTCTCTATGTGGTTGCCCTTGGAACTGGAGGTGTAAAAACATGTGTGTCATCTTTTGGGGCAGATCAGTTTGATGATACTGATCCTAAGGAAAGAATTACTAAAGCATCCTTTTTCAACTggtattacttttctatttaccTAGGTGCTCTTGCGTCAAGCACCTTCATTGTGTGGATTCAAGACAATGCAGGATGGGCTCTTGGTTTTGGCATTCCCGCTTTATTTATGGGAGTATCGATTGTAAGCTTCTTTTTAGGCACACCAATCTATAGGTTTCTAAAACCAGGGGGGAGCCCCATTAAAAGAATTTGCCAGGTTTTGGTAGCATCTGCCCGAAAGCAGGAGTTGGCTGTCCCCGAGGATAGCAGTCTCCTGTATGAGACAGCAGACAAGAAATCTGCTATCGAAGGGAGCCGCAAACTGGAGCATAGTGATGACATGAGGTGATTTTTATATACCTTTGAGTTCTCCTGTCGGAGTTAATAGCTTTTTTCATTGTCACAGCATTGGGGCTAGTTTTGACTTTTCTCCAGCTGTTACTTCTTCATAGGCAACATTTTTTGTGAAAAATATCCTGGAGTTGCAATTTACTCACTGAATATTACGTAAAATCTTTAAACCCATAACAAGTTAAGTCTTTTGTTATCTCTCATTAACCGAAATAAATAGTGTAACCCTGATGTGGCATGTTAAGTGTCTGTGTACTGTCAACTCAAGCTATATGCAGGTTATATTTCTCATGCACACCCCTGCCCCTGTACTTCTGCCATGTTCTTTAGGTAGGAATTTTCAAACGCTATGCCCCTTAAGCTGATTATGCaaaattttcctttttattttactccTTCAAATTGATGTCACTGTTTTGTCCCCTAGATGCATGATTAGAAGGAGGAATTTGGAGTGAAAGAAGGTAAGGATTAATTTCTCATTTAAATGTTAGAGTAGTACAAGAAGAAAAAATGAACGGATATCAGAATGTTACGTGATAATCTTTCACTTCACCATTAACTCGGATGAGAATTAGCGGCATGTGTTAAGGAGCTAAGACCGTTAGTCTATATTAATATTTGGTTTTTTTGGACTATCTGAACCATCTTTCTTGAAAGTTGTTGTGTATAGCTCATGTAGTATTGTTATCACCGATACTTTTGCTGTGAAGATTTGCTGCATCCTGCAGATAGGCATCAACTTGGGAATTGTGATACAAATTCAGCATCAAATTGGAATTTTAACCCTAGCAAAATATTGTTTTTGATGTAGTACTACAAGATGTTAAGCCCATAATTGATACTGCAATCTAAACATTGTAGAAAAATAAATGTATAtgctgaagaaaaataaaatagacagACCAAGCATTTTCTTCTAATTAGTCCTTCCCAAATTCTATTTGTCCTTTATGTACTGCAGATTCCTTAGTTGATCCTTTTGCTAAATCATTCCAGACAGTGTACCTTTTACCAGGCTCTATGTGTTGATTATTTGTGCAATATCAGCCGTAATGATAGGTTTTTCAGGTAAGGGTTTGCTACCTTCCTATCTTTCTTTTGCTGTATGCTACCTCCCTGATGGCTTCTGTGATCTGTCCCTTGTTTGCAGTTGAGAAATGAATGGGGGTTCAAGTGTCCTATCTAAAAAGCTTCATGGCTGAGGGGCACATGGCTAGGCAGGTGCAGTTACCTGTCCTGAGGAATTAAATGTCCAAGTAGACACTTACAATGCAACATCAGGGGTTACCAATTAATCTcctaaaagaaaatataaaggaATCATTAGTTTGCTATGCACATAATAAATTCAGAGACTAAATAAATCAAGGACttaagttttttatttacttACTGCTTCCTTCATTGCTAGAACTGCTTTGCTATCACAACTATCCTCAATGTATGGCAGATATAAAAACTTGAACAATGTCATACCTAACCTACCCCATGTAGGCTAATGGAaggtttcattttctttcttgcttttcgTTTACCTTGTTTTTTTAATCTTGTCGGTTGACAGTTTTGTATGttaacatttttcttttccttttaaaatttttattgcatCAGAAAATTGTATGCTAAAATTTGAAGATTGTGACATTCTTTTTGAGTAACTTCTGATCAAGAATATGCAATTGATAATGGCTCAAGTGTTCCAAGCTGCTTTAGAATTCTtcctttttaccctttttatttttcacagGCCAATTAACTTCAGAACAGGTTTTCCTGCTCAGCACCTTCTATAACTCCAattgatttttgttttgaatACAATGTAGGGGCCTCGATAAAGCAGCTATAGTGTCTGATGCTGAGAGCAAAATTGATTATTTTCCTGATCCATGGAGACTCTGCACTGTGACACAAGTTGAGGAACTGAAGATCTTGCTCCGCATGTTCCCAATTTGGGCT
Coding sequences:
- the LOC112792459 gene encoding protein NRT1/ PTR FAMILY 8.3 isoform X2, whose protein sequence is MGSFEETGSSGSMGSFDDAALIEEGPLLQDPLERQYTGDGTVDYEGNPVPKENTGGWRACAFILGNECCERLAFFGILTNLVTYLTNKLHQGNASAAKNVTIWQGTCYLTTLIGAVLADTYWGRYWTIGVFSTIYFLGLCILTLSASVPALKPPECLGSHCPPATPAQYFVFYFGLYVVALGTGGVKTCVSSFGADQFDDTDPKERITKASFFNWYYFSIYLGALASSTFIVWIQDNAGWALGFGIPALFMGVSIVSFFLGTPIYRFLKPGGSPIKRICQVLVASARKQELAVPEDSSLLYETADKKSAIEGSRKLEHSDDMRQCTFYQALCVDYLCNISRNDRFFS
- the LOC112792461 gene encoding protein NRT1/ PTR FAMILY 8.3, which translates into the protein MGSVDDDSSLVEQGLLQDEESRRYTGDGSVDFKGRRVLKENTGNWRACPFILGNECCERLAYYGIATNLVTYLTTKLHEGNVSAARNVTTWQGTCYLTPLIGAVLADAYWGRYWTIAGFSMIYFIGMCTLTLSASVPALKPAECVGSICPSATPAQYAVFFFGLYMIALGTGGIKPCVSSFGADQFDDTDSQERIKKGSFFNWFYFSINIGALVSSSLIVWIQENRGWGLGFGIPALFMGLAIGSFFIGTPLYRFQKPGGSPITRMCQVVVASFQKRNLAVPEDSSLLYETPEKTSAIEGSRKLGHSDELRCLDRAAVVSEAESKTGNYSNPWRLCTVTQVEELKILIRMFPVWATGIIFAAVYAQMSTLFVEQGTMMDTTIGSFSIPPASLSTFDVISVIFWVPVYDRVIVPIARKFTGKERGFTELQRMGIGLFISILCMSAAAVVEIVRLQLAKELDLVDKPVAVPLSIFWQIPQYFLLGAAEVFTFVGQLEFFYDQSPDAMRSLCSALSLLTTSLGNYLSSFILTVVTYLTTQGGKPGWIPNNLNEGHLDNFFWLLAGLSLLNMLVYIVAAKRYKQKKAT
- the LOC112792459 gene encoding protein NRT1/ PTR FAMILY 8.3 isoform X3, whose translation is MGSFEETGSSGSMGSFDDAALIEEGPLLQDPLERQYTGDGTVDYEGNPVPKENTGGWRACAFILGNECCERLAFFGILTNLVTYLTNKLHQGNASAAKNVTIWQGTCYLTTLIGAVLADTYWGRYWTIGVFSTIYFLGLCILTLSASVPALKPPECLGSHCPPATPAQYFVFYFGLYVVALGTGGVKTCVSSFGADQFDDTDPKERITKASFFNWYYFSIYLGALASSTFIVWIQDNAGWALGFGIPALFMGVSIVSFFLGTPIYRFLKPGGSPIKRICQVLVASARKQELAVPEDSSLLYETADKKSAIEGSRKLEHSDDMRLYVLIICAISAVMIGFSVEK
- the LOC112792459 gene encoding protein NRT1/ PTR FAMILY 8.3 isoform X1 produces the protein MGSFEETGSSGSMGSFDDAALIEEGPLLQDPLERQYTGDGTVDYEGNPVPKENTGGWRACAFILGNECCERLAFFGILTNLVTYLTNKLHQGNASAAKNVTIWQGTCYLTTLIGAVLADTYWGRYWTIGVFSTIYFLGLCILTLSASVPALKPPECLGSHCPPATPAQYFVFYFGLYVVALGTGGVKTCVSSFGADQFDDTDPKERITKASFFNWYYFSIYLGALASSTFIVWIQDNAGWALGFGIPALFMGVSIVSFFLGTPIYRFLKPGGSPIKRICQVLVASARKQELAVPEDSSLLYETADKKSAIEGSRKLEHSDDMRGLDKAAIVSDAESKIDYFPDPWRLCTVTQVEELKILLRMFPIWASGIIFAAVYAQMATLFVEQGTMMNTTIGSFKMPPASLSCFDVISVVVWVPIYDKILVPLAKKINGTERGISVFYRMGIGLLISVACMSAAAVVEIMRLQRARELDLIDKHVAVPISVLWQIPQYFLLGASEVFMFAGQVEFFYDQSPDAMRSLCTALPLVSFALGNYLSSFILTVVIHFTTQGGKPGWIPDNLNEGHLDYFFWLLAGLSFLNLLVYIVTAKKYKKKKAIAIF